A genomic segment from Tolypothrix sp. NIES-4075 encodes:
- a CDS encoding helix-turn-helix domain-containing protein, whose translation MAGGESQTPVSLSDRELQIIDLVAAGLTNQEIAGKLEISKRTVDNHISNILTKTQTENRVALVRWALQWGKVCLNDVNCCALPNPND comes from the coding sequence ATGGCTGGTGGCGAATCTCAGACCCCTGTTAGTCTGTCAGATAGAGAACTGCAAATAATCGATTTAGTAGCCGCTGGCTTAACTAACCAAGAAATTGCAGGGAAACTGGAAATAAGCAAACGTACAGTTGATAACCATATCAGCAACATCCTCACCAAAACGCAGACAGAAAACCGAGTAGCGCTTGTCCGCTGGGCTTTACAGTGGGGCAAAGTCTGTTTAAATGATGTAAATTGCTGTGCTCTGCCTAATCCGAACGATTAA
- a CDS encoding DUF6391 domain-containing protein: MNTSASAKQTSSFFDFFNFDLTTPVSGKVVNVGFTASDFPQPTPDADLLKQLSFVPGLKEILMLRQVHALEHATVWVLGQSTSYSSNFQVDNELLSGLSTEQGFYLYGEVNISNLRRAVTLALHRLTNGEVDLAVHPRCGTNASVAMLLTAGLAVGMHLLLPFRPIEQLVGLGLAATTAAEIAPDIGALAQRYVTTAIPFNLAIENITVTRDICGREAHFVKVRWQE, encoded by the coding sequence ATGAATACCTCTGCTTCTGCCAAACAAACTTCATCTTTCTTTGATTTTTTCAACTTTGATTTAACCACACCAGTGTCTGGAAAAGTTGTCAATGTCGGTTTTACTGCCTCAGACTTTCCCCAACCCACACCAGATGCCGATTTACTCAAACAGCTATCCTTTGTACCAGGGTTAAAAGAAATTCTCATGCTGCGGCAGGTTCACGCCTTAGAACATGCTACCGTTTGGGTTCTGGGTCAATCAACTTCATACTCAAGCAATTTTCAAGTTGATAACGAACTATTAAGCGGTTTATCTACCGAGCAAGGATTTTACCTTTATGGTGAAGTGAATATTAGTAACTTGCGACGTGCGGTAACACTGGCTTTACATCGTCTCACCAATGGAGAAGTTGATTTAGCCGTGCATCCGAGGTGCGGTACAAATGCATCAGTTGCGATGCTGCTGACAGCTGGGTTAGCGGTGGGGATGCATCTGCTGCTTCCATTTCGTCCAATTGAGCAATTAGTCGGTTTGGGCTTGGCAGCTACTACAGCGGCTGAAATAGCACCAGATATCGGTGCTTTAGCGCAGCGATATGTGACAACTGCCATACCGTTTAACTTGGCAATTGAAAATATTACCGTTACTCGCGATATCTGTGGGCGTGAGGCGCATTTTGTCAAGGTGCGCTGGCAAGAATAA
- a CDS encoding glycosyltransferase — protein MRKLYFLLPGTDGKFACGGLWVELNTIKLAQQFCSAEVVTYRQRESGKLFLDDLLKDKNLDDVIFVISWGFDVSKLARKLQPYNIVYHAHSAGYKFKLSANIPIITVSRNTLGYWGQHSPHSLIYYLPNQIGNQFQNLNIQRDIDVLIQARKSSEYLIQELIPALQKQCKVLVVNSYVEDLAKLFNQAKVYLYDSAEYWAQQAVSEGFGMQPLEALACGCQVFSSINGGLSDYLDPGFNCSKIAAYSKEYDVQRILKALEHPSYSMPEHILAEYRLENINQRLQIILDELNDFFDHKMHYPGNIKNLTKMRITKLRTKNIFDKLINKYFST, from the coding sequence ATGAGAAAACTTTATTTTTTACTACCTGGGACAGATGGCAAATTTGCCTGCGGTGGTCTTTGGGTAGAGTTAAATACAATTAAACTTGCTCAACAATTTTGTAGTGCTGAAGTTGTAACTTATCGACAAAGAGAATCAGGTAAGCTTTTTTTAGATGATTTGCTAAAAGATAAAAATTTAGATGATGTTATTTTTGTTATAAGTTGGGGATTTGATGTATCTAAACTTGCTCGGAAATTACAGCCATATAATATAGTTTATCATGCCCACAGTGCAGGTTATAAATTTAAGCTGTCGGCAAATATTCCCATCATCACCGTTAGCCGAAATACACTCGGATATTGGGGACAACATTCTCCGCACTCTCTTATCTATTATTTGCCCAATCAAATTGGTAATCAATTTCAAAACTTAAATATTCAGCGCGATATTGATGTTTTAATTCAAGCTCGAAAATCTTCGGAATATTTAATTCAAGAATTAATTCCCGCTTTGCAAAAGCAATGTAAAGTATTAGTTGTTAATTCTTATGTCGAAGATTTAGCAAAGCTGTTTAATCAAGCTAAAGTATACCTCTACGACTCCGCCGAGTATTGGGCGCAACAAGCTGTCAGTGAAGGCTTTGGAATGCAACCATTAGAGGCTTTAGCTTGTGGCTGTCAAGTTTTTTCTAGCATTAACGGTGGACTTTCTGATTATTTAGATCCGGGATTTAATTGCTCTAAAATTGCAGCATATTCAAAAGAATATGATGTACAACGTATTTTAAAAGCACTTGAACATCCATCATATTCAATGCCAGAACATATTTTAGCAGAATATCGATTAGAAAATATTAATCAGCGGTTGCAAATAATTCTAGATGAACTAAATGATTTTTTTGACCACAAAATGCATTACCCTGGCAATATCAAAAATTTAACGAAAATGCGTATCACAAAATTACGCACAAAAAATATTTTTGATAAATTAATAAATAAATATTTTTCTACGTAG